In one Miscanthus floridulus cultivar M001 unplaced genomic scaffold, ASM1932011v1 os_1304, whole genome shotgun sequence genomic region, the following are encoded:
- the LOC136533908 gene encoding uncharacterized protein yields the protein MGREEEEPTLHEAIAPIAVEATVGAAETPSAMEATKGEVEVEAPSVVEAIEGGVKVEAPSVVEATEGEVEVEASTVVEALQTSGAEVVEIVAPRNFGAKVVEAGVSAARAEALEVEMEKLEAQSFRKSLFLRWERGVWDELCRQRELLAHANELLSVRSTEAKDLRLRCDNREAEATTAQGQVTPLAAWVKELEEELTHVADERDASNSRAEEVRATAVATAGQLGVEQRAHELTKGALAEATKAAEASQGEALKWRKKAEELEKEASRAAEASRVEVQHWKEKAKGLDDEVSRLTEASVALQIVLDREIEEHKVP from the exons ATGGGGCGAGAGGAAGAGGAGCCTACACTCCACGAGGCCATAGCACCTATAGCTGTCGAGGCCACTGTGGGTGCGGCCGAGACCCCCTCGGCCATGGAGGCCACCAAGggcgaggtcgaggtcgaggccccctcGGTTGTCGAGGCCATCGAGGGCGGGGTCAAGGTCGAGGCCCCCTCGGttgtcgaggccaccgagggcgaggtcgaggtcgaggcctCCACGGTTGTCGAGGCCCTCCAGACCTCAGgggccgaggtggtggagatcgtgGCGCCCAGGAACTTCGGGGCCAAAGTGGTGGAGGCTGGAGTgagcgcggcgagggcggaggcCCTAGAGGTGGAGATGGAG AAGCTCGAGGCCCAGTCCTTCAGGAAGTCGCTATTCCTTCGGTGGGAGAGGGGCGTTTGGGACGAGCTCTGTCGGCAGAGGGAGCTGCTCGCCCATGCCAATGAGCTTCTATCGGTGCGGAGCACGGAGGCGAAGGATCTCCGTCTTCGCTGTGACAACCGGGAGGCTGAGGCGACCACAGCTCAGGGGCAGGTCACCCCTTTGGCGGCatgggtcaaggagctggaggaggaactGACCCATGTGGCCGATGAGCGAGACGCTTCCAACTCCCGAGCGGAAGAAGTGAGGGCCACTGCCGTAGCcaccgccgggcagctgggtgtggAGCAGCGGGCGCacgagctgacgaaaggtgccttggcagaggctaccaaggcggccgaggcttccCAAGGCGAGGCCCTAAAATGGAGGAaaaaggctgagg aactggagaaggaggcttccagggcagccgaggcctctcgtgtcGAGGTCCAGCACTGGAaagagaaggccaagg GGTTGGATGATGAGGTCTCGCGGTTGACTGAGGCCTCCGTTGCACTGCAGATAGTGCTCGATCGTGAGATCGAGGAGCACAAGGTGCCGTAG